A single window of Candidatus Dormiibacterota bacterium DNA harbors:
- a CDS encoding c-type cytochrome produces the protein MRQLGSVATLLLLAVTVAPLRAETRSGDPQHGKVVYQRYCLSCHGKNGDGAGDAADQLTPRPRDFRQGTFKWRSTATGSLPTVEDIDRTLQKGVYGTVMPSWFVIGPRARRDVIAYIQLFSPRWGKEPPSAPLMIPAEPPRSADAVKRGAAQYENLGCASCHGETGRGDGTAAKDLKDDWGNSISPTNFTIGHYKSGDTAADLYRVLMTGLNGTPMPSFADNLKPEETWDLVDYLLSLAPKPERHASAR, from the coding sequence ATGAGACAGCTCGGTTCGGTGGCGACTCTGCTCCTCCTGGCGGTTACGGTCGCACCTCTCCGGGCCGAAACGAGGTCCGGGGATCCGCAGCATGGGAAGGTGGTCTATCAGCGCTACTGCCTTTCCTGTCACGGCAAGAACGGAGACGGCGCCGGGGATGCCGCCGACCAATTGACTCCCAGGCCGCGGGACTTCCGGCAGGGAACGTTCAAATGGCGTTCGACGGCAACCGGGTCCCTGCCCACCGTCGAAGACATCGACCGCACCCTCCAGAAGGGAGTCTATGGGACGGTGATGCCGTCCTGGTTCGTCATCGGGCCGCGCGCCAGAAGAGACGTTATCGCGTACATTCAGCTCTTCAGCCCGAGGTGGGGGAAAGAACCTCCTTCGGCGCCGCTCATGATCCCCGCCGAGCCGCCGCGCAGCGCCGATGCGGTCAAGCGGGGGGCGGCACAGTACGAGAATCTCGGGTGCGCGAGTTGCCATGGCGAGACCGGACGGGGAGACGGCACGGCAGCGAAAGATCTCAAGGACGATTGGGGCAACTCCATCTCTCCGACGAATTTCACGATCGGGCATTACAAGTCGGGCGATACGGCCGCCGATCTGTATCGGGTCTTGATGACCGGGCTGAATGGAACGCCCATGCCTTCGTTCGCCGACAATCTGAAGCCCGAGGAGACCTGGGACCTCGTTGACTACCTTCTCAGCCTGGCCCCGAAGCCCGAGCGGCACGCATCGGCACGGTAA